The nucleotide sequence ATCAAAAGTGCAAAGAAAATGGTAGAGCGTGAAGATTTAGTTGTATGGGATATTCTTGACGACGTTGTTCGTGAATACCCTATTATGCTTAACCGTGCTCCTACTTTGCATAGACTTGGTATTCAGTCTTTTGAACCGACTTTGATCGAAGGTAAAGCTATTCAGCTTCACCCGCTTGTATGTTCTGCATATAACGCTGACTTTGACGGTGACCAGATGGCTGTTCACGTACCTCTTTCTGTTGAAGCACAGATTGAGTGCCGTGTTTTGATGATGTCTTCAAATAATATCCTTTCGCCTGCGAATGGACAGCCGATCATCAACCCGAGTCAGGATATCGTTCTTGGACTCTACTATTTAACTGTTGATCGTTCTTTTGCCAAAGGTGAAGGCATGATCTTCGCCGGTCCTTGGGAAGTTATTACTGCCCTTGATGCAGATGTTGTAAGTCTGCATGCTCGCGTTAAAGTAAGAATTGACGGCAAACTTGTAGATACTACTTGTGGTCGTATTCTTGTTGGTGAACTGGTTCCTGAAGGCATGAGCTATGATCAGGTTAACATGGTTATGACCAAGAAGAATATTGCACGCCTCGTTTCCGATGCTTACCGCACAGCGGGTAGTAAGGCGACAGTTATTCTTTGTGACAGACTTAAAGACCTTGGTTATGAGCACGCAACAAGAGCCGCTATTACTATCGGCGTTAAAGACCTCACAATTCCTAAAAAGAAAGCCGGTCTTCTTGAAGATGCTTATATCGAAGTTGAAAATATTGAAGCTCAGTACCGTGAAGGTATCATTACCCGTACTGAAAAGTACAACAAGGTAGTCGACGTTTGGACGAAAGTTACTAATGATGTTTCAAGTGAAATGACTCTTGAAATGTCTGCTGATATTCTGACTGATCCAGTGACAGGAAAACAGGAGTCTAACTCCAGTTTCAACCCTGTCTTTATGATGGCTCACTCAGGTGCAAGAGGTAACCAGGACCAGATGAGACAGCTTGCAGGTATGCGTGGTCTGATGGCCAAGCCTTCTGGAGAAATTATTGAAACACCGATTACTTCTTCATTCCGTGAAGGTCTTTCGGTTCTTCAGTACTTTATTTCCACTCATGGTGCTCGTAAAGGTCTCGCGGATACTGCACTTAAAACTGCAAACTCCGGTTATCTTACTCGTCGTCTGGTTGATGTTGTTCAGGACGTTACTGTTGCTGAAAATGATTGTAGAACAGTTGACGGTCTTGAACTTACTCATTACATCAAGGGCGGAGAAATAAAAGAACGCCTCTCCGAAAAAGTACTTGGTCGTGTGACAATCCATCCCATAACCAAGGAAGGAACTGATGAAATTTTAGTTCCTGCTAATACTTTAATTGATGAACGCTTTGCGAAACTTATTGATGATAACGGCATCAACTCGATGATCGTTCGTTCACCTCTGACTTGCAGAAGCAAGCAGGGTGTATGCGCTATGTGTTACGGTCGTGACCTTGCAAGAGGACATATCGTTAACGTTGGTGAAACTGTCGGTATTATCGCAGCACAGTCAATCGGTGAGCCGGGAACTCAGCTCACAATGCGTACCTTCCATATCGGTGGTACGGCTAGTCGTGAGATTCAGCAGTCATCTTTTGAAGCTCAGCATAACGGTTCAGTAGTACTTAACCGTATGCGCTCAGTTCGCAATGTCGAAGGACATCAAATGGTTCTTGGTAAGAGTTGCCAGGTTGCTATTGTGGATGAGCAGGGTAGAGAACGTGAAAAATACGTTCTGCCTCTGGGTGCTAAACTTTACGTGGAGGACGGGCAGGAAGTTACCCATAATACGGTCTTGGCCGAATGGGATCCGCTTGCAGAACCGTTCATCACTGATGTTGCAGGTACGGTTAAATTTACCGACTTAGTTGAAGGTAAAACATTCCAGGAAAGGATTGATGAAGCCACTAACAGGGCAACATATACGATTACTGAATACCGTACCACGAACTTCAAACCGTCAATGTCTATTTGCGGCGAAGATGGAGAGCCTTTGACTCGTCCAGGGTCAACCTTAAAAGCTACTTATCCTCTTCCTGTAGGTGCTCTTTTGATGGTAAAAGATGGTGACACCGTCACCGGTGGTGAAATTATTGCACGTAAACTTCGC is from Maridesulfovibrio ferrireducens and encodes:
- the rpoC gene encoding DNA-directed RNA polymerase subunit beta' translates to MSLDELFTMRRTSGAGDAGRGLKGIQISIASPEKIREWSFGEVKKPETINYRTFKPERDGLFCAKIFGPVKDYECNCGKYKRMKHRGIVCEKCGVEVIASKVRRERMGHIELAAPVAHIWFLKTLPSKIGTLLDITMADLEKVLYFDSYIVLEPGETPLKAHQIISEDQYFQVIDHYGEDAIKVGMGAETIKGLLAEIDMLTLRTELREESLTTRSQTKKKKLTKRLKIVEAFLESGNNCQWMIMDVIPVIPPELRPLVPLDGGRFATSDLNDLYRRVINRNNRLKRLIELGAPDIIIRNEKRMLQESVDALFDNGRRGRAITGTNGRPLKSLSDMIKGKQGRFRQNLLGKRVDYSGRSVIVVGPKLKLHQCGLPKKMALELFKPFIYAELERREIATTIKSAKKMVEREDLVVWDILDDVVREYPIMLNRAPTLHRLGIQSFEPTLIEGKAIQLHPLVCSAYNADFDGDQMAVHVPLSVEAQIECRVLMMSSNNILSPANGQPIINPSQDIVLGLYYLTVDRSFAKGEGMIFAGPWEVITALDADVVSLHARVKVRIDGKLVDTTCGRILVGELVPEGMSYDQVNMVMTKKNIARLVSDAYRTAGSKATVILCDRLKDLGYEHATRAAITIGVKDLTIPKKKAGLLEDAYIEVENIEAQYREGIITRTEKYNKVVDVWTKVTNDVSSEMTLEMSADILTDPVTGKQESNSSFNPVFMMAHSGARGNQDQMRQLAGMRGLMAKPSGEIIETPITSSFREGLSVLQYFISTHGARKGLADTALKTANSGYLTRRLVDVVQDVTVAENDCRTVDGLELTHYIKGGEIKERLSEKVLGRVTIHPITKEGTDEILVPANTLIDERFAKLIDDNGINSMIVRSPLTCRSKQGVCAMCYGRDLARGHIVNVGETVGIIAAQSIGEPGTQLTMRTFHIGGTASREIQQSSFEAQHNGSVVLNRMRSVRNVEGHQMVLGKSCQVAIVDEQGREREKYVLPLGAKLYVEDGQEVTHNTVLAEWDPLAEPFITDVAGTVKFTDLVEGKTFQERIDEATNRATYTITEYRTTNFKPSMSICGEDGEPLTRPGSTLKATYPLPVGALLMVKDGDTVTGGEIIARKLRETSKTKDIVGGLPRVAELFEVRKPKELGIITEIDGVVSYGPESKGKRKIIVTPEVGVTKEYLVPKGRHITAQEGDFVEAGDLMTEGLPELHDILKVKGEKYLARFLVEEIQDVYRFQGVGINDKHIEVIVRQMLKKVSIVDPGETHFLVAEQVDKQRFMEKNEEAVKNGLKPATAQTHVLGITQASLSTASFISAASFQETTKVLTESSLRGKKDYLRGLKENVIVGRLIPAGTGFRRYAQTAVIVPDQPERADKFLEELEDEPLLINER